From Desulfovibrio porci, a single genomic window includes:
- a CDS encoding split-Soret cytochrome c yields the protein MDANRRHLLCGIGGLAVGGAVAGLVAPALAAPQAAGGGARFAQAGGDFGWQPHKLNADECAPVAYEGYWHKGYACGYGTFYGIIGMMGEKFGAPYNQFPFTMLEANKGGISDWGTICGALYGAAAAFALFWGRKERTPMVNELFRWYETTALPIYNPGDKATGFKGDLPSNVSGSVLCHISVSKWCYEHKIEATSKQRSERCGRLTADVCRKAIEIMNAKIEQGKDYKGSFPIQKSVAGCGECHMTKGNEANWGKGVMDCTPCHSGGKAVADKFKDHP from the coding sequence ATGGACGCGAACAGAAGGCATCTGCTCTGTGGAATCGGGGGATTGGCCGTGGGCGGCGCTGTGGCGGGCCTGGTGGCTCCGGCTCTGGCCGCGCCGCAGGCGGCGGGCGGCGGCGCGCGTTTCGCCCAGGCCGGGGGCGATTTCGGCTGGCAGCCGCACAAGCTGAACGCGGACGAATGCGCGCCCGTGGCCTACGAGGGCTACTGGCACAAGGGCTATGCCTGCGGGTACGGCACGTTTTACGGCATCATCGGCATGATGGGCGAAAAATTCGGCGCGCCGTACAACCAGTTTCCCTTCACCATGCTGGAAGCCAACAAGGGCGGCATTTCCGACTGGGGGACCATCTGCGGCGCGCTTTACGGCGCGGCGGCGGCCTTCGCCCTGTTCTGGGGCCGCAAGGAACGCACCCCCATGGTCAATGAACTGTTCCGCTGGTATGAAACCACGGCCCTGCCCATCTACAACCCGGGGGACAAGGCCACGGGCTTCAAGGGCGATCTGCCGTCCAACGTCTCGGGCTCCGTGCTCTGCCATATTTCGGTTTCCAAGTGGTGTTACGAGCATAAGATCGAGGCCACCAGCAAGCAGCGCAGCGAGCGTTGCGGCCGCCTCACGGCCGACGTCTGCCGCAAGGCCATTGAAATCATGAACGCCAAGATAGAGCAGGGCAAGGACTACAAAGGCTCCTTCCCGATTCAGAAATCCGTGGCCGGCTGCGGCGAATGTCATATGACCAAGGGCAACGAGGCCAACTGGGGCAAGGGCGTCATGGACTGTACGCCCTGCCACAGCGGCGGCAAGGCTGTGGCCGACAAGTTCAAGGATCACCCGTAA
- a CDS encoding methyl-accepting chemotaxis protein, whose protein sequence is MRLTLSTKIIIAFVAAMFLSWVGLLVIGYALVGQPFHELLRFQQSLEATELIKSSARETLLYSLALMALIGVVGGVVIHRRLKPIHTLADYADAVSRGEQPELAFQGDDCLTRLARSLQTMVDKLRRQAHWYEGILNSIPYSVAVTDMDMHWTFCNTAALKSMGKTSMGDALGRHCSSRKGNLCDTPDCGIECLRRGQHTVINHMPNGKAMKMVINYLRDLEGTPVGHVELGVDISEELRLKQVEDDARRTRVSMVKRLKSVAAGLDSAAETLSLQLDGTKEKTDQVAGRMAETAAAMEEMNATVLEVAGNAESAAQSSASVQDRAQGGTDLMLRTIDNIKAVRERSLGLKQDMEDLDKQSRDIGTVLTLIRDVADQTNLLALNAAIEAARAGEAGRGFAVVADEVRKLAEKTMKATQEVESAIEAIQQGTDKSAATVEDAVAAIEEVTGMAQDSGRSLEEISSLAEDSSGRAAAIATAATEQSAAAEEINRHISDVNSLSNTMAEAMEKAALEVREMTAQARSLKELLDEIRMEEDEESPTA, encoded by the coding sequence ATGCGTCTGACGCTCAGCACCAAAATCATCATCGCTTTTGTGGCGGCCATGTTCCTGTCCTGGGTCGGACTGCTGGTCATCGGCTACGCGCTGGTGGGGCAGCCGTTCCATGAATTGCTGCGTTTCCAGCAAAGCCTGGAAGCCACCGAGCTGATCAAAAGTTCGGCGCGCGAAACATTGCTGTACAGTCTGGCTCTCATGGCGCTCATCGGCGTGGTGGGCGGCGTCGTCATCCACCGCCGCCTCAAGCCCATCCATACTCTGGCGGACTATGCCGACGCCGTGAGCCGGGGCGAGCAACCCGAACTGGCATTTCAGGGCGATGACTGCCTGACGCGCCTGGCCCGATCCCTTCAGACCATGGTCGACAAGCTGCGCCGACAGGCCCACTGGTATGAAGGCATTCTCAACAGCATCCCCTATTCCGTGGCAGTCACGGACATGGACATGCACTGGACCTTCTGCAATACGGCGGCGCTCAAATCCATGGGTAAAACGTCCATGGGCGACGCTCTGGGCAGGCATTGCTCCTCGCGCAAAGGCAATCTCTGCGACACGCCCGATTGCGGCATTGAATGCCTGCGCCGGGGTCAGCACACCGTCATCAACCACATGCCCAACGGCAAGGCCATGAAAATGGTCATCAATTATCTGCGCGATCTTGAGGGCACGCCCGTGGGCCATGTGGAACTGGGCGTGGACATCAGCGAGGAACTGCGCCTGAAGCAGGTGGAAGACGACGCTCGGCGTACCCGCGTTTCCATGGTCAAACGCCTGAAAAGCGTGGCGGCCGGGCTGGATTCCGCCGCTGAAACCCTCAGCCTTCAGTTGGACGGCACCAAGGAAAAAACCGACCAGGTGGCCGGACGCATGGCTGAAACCGCAGCGGCCATGGAAGAGATGAATGCCACGGTACTGGAAGTGGCGGGCAATGCCGAAAGCGCGGCACAGTCCTCGGCCTCGGTCCAGGATCGGGCTCAGGGCGGCACAGACCTGATGCTGCGCACCATCGACAACATCAAGGCCGTGCGGGAGCGTTCGCTGGGCCTGAAACAGGATATGGAAGACCTGGACAAACAATCCCGCGACATCGGCACGGTGCTTACCCTGATCCGCGATGTCGCGGACCAGACCAACCTGCTGGCCCTCAACGCGGCCATCGAAGCGGCCCGCGCCGGCGAGGCCGGACGCGGCTTCGCCGTGGTGGCCGACGAGGTGCGTAAACTGGCTGAAAAAACCATGAAGGCCACCCAGGAAGTGGAATCCGCCATTGAGGCCATTCAGCAGGGTACGGACAAAAGCGCCGCCACAGTGGAGGACGCCGTGGCCGCCATTGAGGAAGTGACCGGCATGGCCCAGGATTCCGGCCGCTCCCTGGAAGAGATTTCCTCCCTGGCCGAGGATTCCAGCGGCCGCGCGGCGGCCATCGCCACCGCGGCCACGGAACAGTCCGCCGCCGCCGAGGAAATCAACCGGCACATTTCCGACGTGAACAGCCTGAGCAACACCATGGCTGAAGCCATGGAAAAAGCCGCGCTGGAAGTGCGGGAAATGACCGCGCAGGCCCGCTCCCTCAAGGAACTGCTGGATGAAATCCGTATGGAAGAAGATGAGGAGAGCCCCACGGCCTGA